In the Pectinatus sottacetonis genome, AGCATAAACTTTTGCTTGTTCGACTATCTTTGCTGCCTCATTTTTCGCATCATCTAGTATCATCTGCTTAGTGCGGATAACATCTTCTGCACTCTTTATCGTCTGCGGCAATTCCTTACGCAGACCATTAATAAGACGCATAATATCATCTTCTTCAATGATACATTTATTGGTAAATACAAGGCGACGGGCATCGACTACCAAGTTTTCCAATTCATCAAGTAGTGCGTTTATAGCCATTTATACATCCTACCTTCATTTGTATTTTATACTTTTTTACTTTTATGGCTGCTTAAATAAAGCCTTTTCCTCCAAAATATCATTGACTAAGAATGATATTACTGCCAAATATTTAAGGATAAACTTTCTTTTTTTAAGCAAACTGACATCTAACAAAATTATCAATCTTAATGAATAGACTTTTCCTTTATAGTTTTTTCTACACAATCAGGAACAAGTCCTTCAATATTTCCCTTAAATCTTACAAGCTCCCGTATTGCCGATGAACTTACATAAGAATATTTATGCTCACTCATAAGGTATACCATTTCCACATCAGGCACCATGCGTTTAAGCATTATCATCTGCGCCGTTTCATAAAAAAAATCATTTTGATCTCTAAGTCCTCTTACAACAATATCAGCTTTCTTATCTTTAACATAATCAGCCAAAAGTCCATCAAACGCATCTATTGTTATATTATTTATATGCCTAGTTGATTCTTGCAGTAAACTCAAGCGATCCTCTATTGTTAAAAAAGGGGTTTTTCTGATATTATTGAATACAGCAACAATAAGATGATCAAATATCCCTGCTGCCCGCTCAAAAATATTTATATGCCCGTTCGTCACCGGATCAAAACTGCCAGGACATAATGCAATTGTCAATATATTACCTCCTCAGGCATTATCTAAAACTGTACATTTATATATGTCTATTTTTGTTGTTGCTCCATATACTTTACTGCGTATCAGCGAAAATCTATCCTTTTCTAAGGTAATTTGTTCATCTGCGCCGGTTTCAGCAATAAACATACCATTTTTAGATAAAATCTCATATGTCTCCACCATATTTAATACAGTCTCGCATATTCCTTTATGATATGGCGGATCACAAAATATAAAATCAAACTGCTGCCTTTTTCTTGCTAATACTTTAATTAAATTTAATGCATCACCCTGAAATATATCAGCCTTATCCTGCAAATGTGTATGCAATACATTAGCTTGAACTACCTTTATGCTGTCACTATCCATATCGATAAAAACAGCTTTTTTTGCTCCCCGGCTCAATGCTTCCAGTCCTAAAGACCCACTGCCAGCAAAAACATCCAGTATAATAGCACCCGCAAGCTTAAAATTCAATATATTAAAAAGTGATTCTTTTATCCGATCTGCTGTTGGACGGGTATTCATCCCTTTTGGTGCCTTTAATTTTGTGCCACGAGCACAGCCGGTAATTATTCTCATAGTTTCATCCTTTGCAAACCATTATTAATTATATAGTATAACAGAAAAAATATGTCCTGCCAAAATTTATTTATTTAACAATTCCTGCTTAATTTTCTCATACTGTCTAGTATAATATGGTCCGTTCTGCGCTTCGCGCTGATCGAAGCCATATGCCCTGCGGCTTACAGCTAATATCGGTGGTGCCTGAATACGCTTGGCCACAGCCATGCCGGAAAACAAGTTCCACCAGTGCTCTAAATCAGTAATAAATTCACTGACATTAGCAAAATATTTTTTGACTATTCCCGGTGCACAACCAATATTTTTTTCTAATACACCATCCTTATACCATTGTAATATATCTTCCGGTACAGCCTTGTCCCACCGCTCCACAAATGAACGAAATAAATAATCATGATATAAATACTTTATTGGGTCACCTTTACCTGCATCAACATTCTGTTCAACAGAAAGTTCTGCACTAGGAACTATATCTATTACAGCCTGAGGGATAACTTGTTTTTTATAGACCTTACCATTAAGATACCTTGCTAAGTTATATACCTGATATTTCCATAGATCCGCCAAAGCCGCCAAAAAACCTGACTGATCGCCATAAAGCGTAGAATACCCCACAGTGGTTTCTGCCTTATTAGCATTGCAAGTAAATCCAGCTCCAATAGCAGCTGCTACGCTTGCTAAAATACGAGCAGACCGATCACGAGCCTGAATATTTTCCGCTGTAAATGATGACACTTTTATTTGTCGGGGAATATTTTCTGAAGCATTTTCTATTTCTGTATTTTCTAATTGGTTTATTGTATAATCAACAACTTTTTGAATAGGTATTACCGCATATGGACACCCTAGATTTAATGACATTTCGTGAGCAAGGCTCTTAGTTGTGGAAGAGTTATATACACTAGGCATATTTACTAAAAGCACATTTTTAGGGCCAACAGCTTTAACATATAATGCTGCTGCAACAGCTGAATCTATCCCCCCAGATATTCCGATAACTACTTTCTTCATGTGTATTTTTCTTAAAAAATGCTTGATTCCATACAATAAAGCTTTATATATTGATGCAGTTTCATCTTCCTTAATTTTATCTATCCCATTTACAAAATTTTTTTGCCTGGCCGGTAGTATAATATAACTATTTTTTTCCTCATATGGTTTTATATAATCAATAATAGTTCCGTCATTATTATAAACAGTACTTGAACCATCAAATGTATATACTGTTTTACCATTATTTTGTATTCCAACTTTGTTTACAAATACAATAGGAACATTATTCCTTCTAGCATGTCTAGAAAATACTCTGTGCCGTTTATCATTCTTTCCTAAAGTATAGGGAGACGCTGATATATTAAAAATGACATCCAGTTTATTATTTTCACATAAAATATCTATAGGAGAGATAGGATAATCATCATCCCAGCCATCTTCACACAAAATACATCCTATTGATAACTTCTTTCCTTTTATAGATAATTTGAAGGGCTTTATAAGTTCCCTCACATTAACCTCTAAATCAGTAGCCAGCATCGCTGTACTATAAAAATAACGTGTATCATCAAA is a window encoding:
- the coaD gene encoding pantetheine-phosphate adenylyltransferase encodes the protein MTIALCPGSFDPVTNGHINIFERAAGIFDHLIVAVFNNIRKTPFLTIEDRLSLLQESTRHINNITIDAFDGLLADYVKDKKADIVVRGLRDQNDFFYETAQMIMLKRMVPDVEMVYLMSEHKYSYVSSSAIRELVRFKGNIEGLVPDCVEKTIKEKSIH
- the rsmD gene encoding 16S rRNA (guanine(966)-N(2))-methyltransferase RsmD — protein: MRIITGCARGTKLKAPKGMNTRPTADRIKESLFNILNFKLAGAIILDVFAGSGSLGLEALSRGAKKAVFIDMDSDSIKVVQANVLHTHLQDKADIFQGDALNLIKVLARKRQQFDFIFCDPPYHKGICETVLNMVETYEILSKNGMFIAETGADEQITLEKDRFSLIRSKVYGATTKIDIYKCTVLDNA
- the nadE gene encoding NAD(+) synthase; the encoded protein is MIKICSCQFEVEAGHPSSNLKKMLAYIESAKKNAADIIVFPEMAVPGYFIGDTWDSSAFLRDCEECGRVIIKAAENIVIIFGNIAVDWEKKNRDGRQRKYNALFVAQDKKLIRPQDSKYPFAIKTLHPNYREFDDTRYFYSTAMLATDLEVNVRELIKPFKLSIKGKKLSIGCILCEDGWDDDYPISPIDILCENNKLDVIFNISASPYTLGKNDKRHRVFSRHARRNNVPIVFVNKVGIQNNGKTVYTFDGSSTVYNNDGTIIDYIKPYEEKNSYIILPARQKNFVNGIDKIKEDETASIYKALLYGIKHFLRKIHMKKVVIGISGGIDSAVAAALYVKAVGPKNVLLVNMPSVYNSSTTKSLAHEMSLNLGCPYAVIPIQKVVDYTINQLENTEIENASENIPRQIKVSSFTAENIQARDRSARILASVAAAIGAGFTCNANKAETTVGYSTLYGDQSGFLAALADLWKYQVYNLARYLNGKVYKKQVIPQAVIDIVPSAELSVEQNVDAGKGDPIKYLYHDYLFRSFVERWDKAVPEDILQWYKDGVLEKNIGCAPGIVKKYFANVSEFITDLEHWWNLFSGMAVAKRIQAPPILAVSRRAYGFDQREAQNGPYYTRQYEKIKQELLNK